A window of the Chloroflexus sp. Y-396-1 genome harbors these coding sequences:
- a CDS encoding BTAD domain-containing putative transcriptional regulator yields MRPRLLPPPAPLHRVRRGRVEHLFAIALEAPLTIVVAPPGSGKTVALAMLATQGGWPAAWCRADASDDPRSLLRHLVAALSRVVSFADSNPPATIDALINALTSELDDETLLVIDDAHYIDERPELRSLIERLIVAQPPRLHLVLAGRREPDSPLIATARLRGEALVIEPTELAFTADEATALWQQAGRPLPPDFDELLALSAGWALALRIALDATDWRRALGLRDLPAPALDEYLEREVLASLPEPLRRCLQRSAGLRWIDPDVCTALDPSLQASLMITELRRRRLFVEPFGEQGLRFQPIIAAWLTRRAAADPEWPQLHRRAAAYFQQRGDHESALYHQIAAGDPTAVATFLPLARQLLAERRAEAVLDWMRRLSLAGDEAPELVEIQAAALHQLNRLEAALAAYRRAERAFAAMNDPLGQARCLRGQAAIYLDTVQPAPATDLLRRALKLLPRQYGAERIELLLMQAENWTNRGRPNVGERLAQTAYRLAREHGLIEFYQARAESLQPRLLLRSGRLREARQLLEERLWNEQSLMRATAHREPLLLLALISALLGSGPQALAFAHRMLSEAQQSNNPVTEAIAELRLGHAYQVIARGDDQAARQHYSRGLRLLQQVSVPRTRAEGYLGLTLLHGHAGDLARAEADAREGLLLAASAGDEWVAALFLLALGSVNLAAGDPRGYEWLDQAEQRFQAGRDTFGLFLVHLWRALAALRAGRTAMVEPLVAQVMQEAIEYGYESVLIGPSLFGPRDIAALVPLLLRARSLPAYREVAVQLLRQGFPSIASDDTVDDYHPGFTLRVQMLGAFRVWRGNQEIQAREWQREKARQLFQLLLTMRGNWIQREQICAWLWPEADLEAAERQFKVTLNTLNTALEPHRPPRVPPFFIRRQGLAYSFAPSFGVWIDVDEFELRASSALTSTDPDFARRSAQAALQLYRGDYLAEALYDPWTIEERERLLARYLATAIAYAEQLSTEGRHNEAIQIAEQVLRRDRCYEEAYQLLMRAHARAGSRSQAMRSYTRCVQALREELGIEPLPETEALYRRIRQNEPI; encoded by the coding sequence TTGCGACCCCGTCTGCTGCCCCCACCAGCGCCGTTACACCGTGTGCGTCGTGGGCGTGTAGAACATTTGTTCGCAATTGCCCTCGAAGCGCCGCTTACCATTGTTGTGGCGCCTCCCGGAAGTGGTAAGACGGTCGCTTTAGCGATGTTGGCTACGCAGGGTGGCTGGCCGGCAGCCTGGTGTCGTGCTGATGCCAGTGATGATCCGCGTAGTCTCCTTCGCCATCTTGTGGCTGCATTGAGCCGAGTAGTGTCCTTTGCCGATTCTAATCCGCCGGCAACTATTGATGCTCTCATTAATGCCTTAACCAGTGAACTCGATGATGAAACCTTACTGGTTATTGATGATGCCCACTATATTGATGAGCGGCCAGAGCTGCGATCATTGATCGAACGGCTGATTGTAGCCCAGCCTCCGCGGTTGCATCTGGTATTAGCCGGGCGACGTGAGCCTGACTCACCGTTAATCGCTACTGCACGTCTGCGAGGTGAGGCATTAGTGATCGAGCCAACTGAACTCGCTTTTACTGCTGATGAAGCAACTGCGCTCTGGCAGCAAGCCGGTCGTCCCTTACCACCTGACTTCGACGAGTTACTTGCGCTGAGTGCTGGTTGGGCGCTGGCTCTGCGTATCGCGCTCGATGCAACTGATTGGCGGCGTGCGTTAGGGTTGCGCGATCTGCCAGCCCCTGCGCTTGATGAATATCTTGAACGTGAAGTGTTGGCCTCGCTCCCTGAACCGCTACGACGTTGTCTGCAACGAAGCGCTGGCCTCCGTTGGATTGATCCTGACGTTTGTACTGCACTCGATCCGTCACTTCAGGCGTCGCTAATGATCACCGAGTTGCGTCGGCGGCGCCTCTTTGTTGAACCGTTTGGTGAACAGGGGCTGCGGTTTCAACCCATTATCGCCGCCTGGCTGACACGTCGGGCTGCTGCCGATCCAGAGTGGCCGCAGCTTCACCGGCGAGCAGCAGCATATTTTCAACAGCGTGGCGATCACGAGAGTGCGCTTTACCACCAGATTGCCGCCGGTGATCCGACGGCTGTAGCGACATTTCTGCCCCTGGCGCGTCAACTGCTGGCCGAACGACGTGCTGAAGCAGTGCTGGATTGGATGCGACGGTTGTCGCTTGCGGGTGATGAAGCGCCCGAATTGGTTGAGATTCAGGCTGCGGCTCTTCATCAACTAAACCGTCTGGAAGCAGCGTTAGCCGCGTATCGGCGTGCTGAACGAGCATTTGCGGCCATGAATGACCCGCTGGGTCAGGCGCGTTGTTTGCGAGGCCAGGCTGCGATTTACCTGGATACAGTTCAGCCAGCGCCAGCGACCGATCTCTTACGTCGTGCCCTTAAATTGTTGCCACGACAATACGGTGCCGAGCGAATCGAGCTGTTGTTGATGCAGGCAGAAAATTGGACAAATCGTGGTCGGCCTAATGTTGGCGAGCGCCTCGCGCAGACGGCGTATCGGCTGGCTCGTGAGCATGGGTTGATCGAGTTCTATCAAGCACGTGCTGAATCATTGCAGCCGCGCCTGTTGCTACGTTCCGGTCGACTGCGCGAGGCTCGTCAACTTCTCGAAGAACGGCTCTGGAACGAGCAATCTCTGATGCGAGCAACCGCTCATCGGGAACCACTTTTATTGTTGGCGCTTATCAGTGCTCTGCTTGGCAGTGGCCCACAGGCGTTGGCTTTCGCGCATCGTATGCTGAGCGAAGCTCAGCAGAGCAATAATCCGGTGACTGAAGCTATCGCCGAGTTACGCCTTGGTCACGCCTATCAGGTCATTGCCCGTGGCGATGACCAAGCCGCACGCCAGCACTATAGTCGAGGGTTACGGCTTTTACAACAGGTGAGTGTTCCACGAACCCGTGCCGAGGGCTATCTGGGGTTGACGCTGTTGCATGGTCACGCCGGTGACCTGGCTCGTGCCGAGGCTGATGCTCGTGAAGGGCTCTTGCTGGCAGCGTCTGCTGGTGATGAATGGGTTGCTGCGTTGTTCTTGCTGGCGTTGGGTAGTGTAAACCTGGCAGCAGGTGATCCACGTGGCTATGAATGGCTCGACCAGGCCGAGCAACGTTTTCAGGCTGGTCGTGATACGTTTGGTCTGTTTCTGGTGCACCTCTGGCGGGCATTGGCTGCGTTACGGGCCGGTCGAACGGCGATGGTAGAGCCGTTGGTCGCACAGGTCATGCAGGAAGCAATTGAATATGGGTACGAGAGCGTCTTAATTGGACCCAGTCTCTTCGGGCCGCGCGATATTGCCGCGTTAGTGCCATTATTGTTGCGGGCACGCTCTTTGCCTGCGTATCGCGAGGTTGCTGTACAGCTCTTGCGACAGGGATTTCCCTCGATTGCCTCCGACGATACGGTTGATGACTACCATCCGGGGTTTACCCTCCGAGTACAGATGTTAGGAGCGTTCCGGGTCTGGCGTGGCAATCAGGAGATTCAGGCCCGTGAGTGGCAACGGGAAAAGGCCCGACAGCTCTTTCAGTTATTGCTCACAATGCGCGGGAATTGGATACAACGCGAACAGATTTGTGCCTGGCTCTGGCCTGAAGCCGATTTGGAAGCTGCGGAGCGTCAGTTCAAAGTAACGCTGAACACCCTGAATACAGCGCTCGAACCGCATCGCCCGCCACGAGTGCCGCCCTTCTTCATTCGTCGGCAAGGGCTGGCGTACAGTTTTGCCCCTTCATTTGGGGTGTGGATCGATGTTGATGAGTTTGAACTACGCGCCAGTAGTGCATTAACAAGCACCGATCCCGATTTTGCCCGCCGGAGTGCGCAGGCAGCCCTCCAACTCTATCGGGGTGATTATCTTGCCGAGGCATTGTATGATCCGTGGACAATTGAAGAGCGTGAACGTTTGTTGGCACGGTATCTGGCGACGGCGATTGCGTATGCTGAGCAACTCAGTACCGAGGGTCGTCATAACGAGGCCATTCAAATCGCCGAACAGGTGCTGCGTCGTGATCGGTGTTATGAAGAGGCCTATCAACTCTTGATGCGGGCCCATGCCCGTGCCGGTAGTCGTTCTCAGGCTATGCGTTCGTATACGCGCTGTGTGCAGGCATTGCGTGAAGAACTTGGGATTGAACCACTCCCTGAAACGGAAGCTCTCTATCGTCGCATTCGCCAGAATGAGCCGATTTGA
- the fabG gene encoding 3-oxoacyl-[acyl-carrier-protein] reductase, with translation MGKLTGRVAIVTGASRGIGRAIALALAAEGAKVAVNYNSSEAAAQEVVNTIIANGGEAMPVQANVSQADEARRMVQQVLDRWGRVDILVNNAGITRDRTLRKLTDEDWSTVIQNNLNSVYYCTTAVMQPMIEQKYGRIINISSFVGQAGNFGQANYAASKGGIIAFTKTAALELAKYNITVNALAPGFTITDMLAKVPEQIQEQIKARIPMGRFGLPEEIAKAVVFLAADGDYITGQQINVNGGVYM, from the coding sequence ATGGGAAAGTTGACCGGTCGGGTGGCAATTGTTACGGGTGCTTCACGCGGTATTGGGAGAGCAATCGCGCTAGCTTTGGCCGCCGAAGGGGCAAAAGTTGCGGTTAATTACAATAGTAGTGAGGCAGCGGCACAGGAGGTGGTGAACACCATTATTGCCAATGGTGGTGAAGCGATGCCGGTCCAGGCCAATGTCAGTCAGGCTGACGAAGCACGCCGGATGGTTCAGCAAGTCCTTGATCGGTGGGGACGGGTTGATATTCTGGTCAATAATGCCGGTATTACTCGTGACCGCACGTTGCGCAAGCTGACCGATGAGGATTGGAGCACGGTTATTCAGAATAATCTCAACAGCGTTTACTATTGCACAACGGCGGTTATGCAGCCGATGATCGAGCAGAAATACGGTCGGATCATCAACATTAGCTCATTTGTTGGGCAAGCCGGTAATTTCGGTCAGGCCAACTATGCAGCTTCAAAAGGGGGCATTATTGCTTTTACCAAGACGGCAGCGCTAGAGCTGGCGAAATACAACATTACCGTGAACGCATTGGCCCCCGGCTTTACAATCACCGATATGTTGGCCAAGGTACCTGAGCAGATTCAGGAACAAATCAAGGCCCGTATCCCCATGGGACGGTTTGGCTTGCCTGAAGAGATTGCTAAAGCCGTTGTCTTTCTTGCCGCCGATGGTGATTATATCACCGGCCAACAGATCAATGTTAACGGCGGCGTGTATATGTAA
- a CDS encoding acetyl-CoA C-acyltransferase family protein: protein MSEKREVVVLSGVRTAIGTFGGSLKDHPPTELAALVTREAVARAGVQPDEIGHVVFGHVINTEPHDMYMARYAAVRGGLSVETPALTLNRLCGSGLQAIVSAAQYILQGDVEAAVAGGAECMSRGPYSLPAMRFGARMNDSKVVDMMVGALTDPFDDCHMGVTAENVAAKWGISREDQDQLAYESHMRAARAIDEGRFANQIVPVEIKVKGGTAEFTVDEGVRRDTSLDKLAKLRPVFLKDGSVTAGNASSINDAAAAVVLMDRATAERRGYKPLARLVGYSHAAVEPKYMGIGPVPAVRRLLERTGLRITDIDLFEVNEAFAAQALAVMRELELPPDRTNPNGSGISLGHPIGATGCILAVKAIHELHRIGGRYALVTMCIGGGQGIAAIFERM from the coding sequence ATGAGTGAGAAGCGCGAAGTCGTAGTGCTTAGCGGCGTGCGCACGGCTATTGGGACGTTTGGCGGTAGTCTGAAAGATCATCCCCCTACCGAGCTAGCAGCACTCGTTACCCGCGAGGCGGTGGCACGGGCTGGTGTTCAACCTGATGAAATTGGTCACGTGGTCTTCGGGCACGTGATCAACACTGAACCGCACGATATGTATATGGCCCGCTATGCCGCCGTTCGCGGTGGTTTATCGGTAGAAACACCGGCGTTGACGCTCAACCGGCTGTGTGGCAGTGGTTTGCAGGCCATTGTTTCGGCAGCTCAGTACATTTTGCAGGGTGATGTTGAAGCGGCGGTCGCGGGTGGCGCCGAATGTATGAGCCGTGGTCCGTATAGCCTCCCGGCAATGCGCTTTGGTGCGCGGATGAACGACTCGAAGGTAGTCGATATGATGGTCGGTGCGCTGACCGATCCATTCGACGATTGCCATATGGGGGTCACGGCAGAAAACGTGGCTGCGAAGTGGGGGATTAGCCGCGAAGATCAGGATCAACTGGCATACGAGAGCCATATGCGGGCTGCACGCGCTATTGATGAAGGGCGCTTTGCCAATCAGATTGTGCCGGTTGAGATTAAAGTGAAGGGGGGAACGGCCGAGTTCACGGTGGATGAAGGGGTACGACGCGATACGTCCCTCGATAAACTGGCGAAACTCCGTCCGGTGTTCTTGAAGGATGGATCGGTGACGGCCGGTAATGCCTCGAGTATCAACGACGCGGCTGCTGCTGTGGTATTGATGGATCGGGCTACTGCCGAGCGACGGGGCTACAAGCCGTTGGCGCGGTTGGTAGGGTATAGTCACGCGGCAGTTGAACCCAAATATATGGGTATTGGCCCGGTACCTGCTGTACGTCGCCTGCTCGAACGTACCGGCTTACGGATCACAGACATCGATCTCTTTGAAGTCAACGAAGCCTTTGCTGCCCAGGCGCTTGCGGTGATGCGCGAATTAGAATTGCCGCCAGACCGGACGAATCCTAACGGCAGTGGTATTTCACTGGGTCACCCAATTGGCGCCACCGGTTGTATTCTCGCGGTCAAGGCGATTCACGAGTTGCATCGGATCGGGGGACGGTATGCTCTGGTGACCATGTGTATTGGCGGTGGACAGGGTATTGCCGCGATATTTGAACGGATGTAG
- a CDS encoding GNAT family N-acetyltransferase yields the protein MAQRSVAMSSVSLKDNRQVTIRPLAESDRAALTDFGLSLPKDDLLYLEEDFTNPEIITRLVNASYAENWRQIVAIADDGSIAAYASARRVPGWSNHVAELRLLVKPGWRRCGLGMQMAQAIVETARDLGAQKVTVAMLAALKAGQAIFSRLGFAVEGQLTRHAIDRNGELHDVVIMSAFLKV from the coding sequence ATGGCCCAACGCAGTGTAGCGATGAGCAGTGTATCATTGAAAGACAACCGGCAAGTTACGATCAGACCCCTGGCCGAGAGTGATCGTGCAGCATTGACCGATTTCGGATTGAGTCTGCCCAAAGATGATCTGCTTTATCTCGAAGAAGACTTCACTAATCCCGAAATCATTACACGCTTAGTGAATGCCTCATACGCCGAGAACTGGCGACAAATTGTCGCTATTGCCGACGACGGTTCGATAGCCGCATACGCTTCAGCTCGCCGCGTACCAGGATGGTCAAATCACGTGGCCGAGCTACGGCTCCTTGTCAAGCCCGGTTGGCGACGCTGCGGGCTTGGGATGCAGATGGCCCAGGCCATTGTTGAAACCGCTCGCGATCTGGGCGCCCAAAAGGTGACAGTCGCTATGCTGGCTGCCTTGAAGGCCGGTCAGGCCATCTTCTCACGATTGGGATTTGCCGTCGAAGGCCAGTTAACGCGCCACGCTATTGACCGTAACGGTGAACTGCACGATGTGGTGATTATGTCGGCATTCTTGAAGGTGTAG